One Owenweeksia hongkongensis DSM 17368 genomic region harbors:
- the porZ gene encoding type IX secretion system anionic LPS delivery protein PorZ produces the protein MRLTIFAFLYLAFSTLGIAQASSTIGVWLDHLPYGNIKDMVEREKVLYCATDQGLFVYDHNELNIERYSKVNALSDVSLTCLGWSEQYQTLIIGYENGNIDFFDGSDIENMQDIKASPSYTGLKQVNHIETNGKYAYICTNFGIVQYDMARGIVEETFVIGPNGVTLGVDQLAFSEDSIFAATSLGLFAANRNAPLLTFESWNRINSLGDDIPFVCSIDDRVFVYQDSSDEILYSDGQGWTASMLDPLFRGDLNDMRSDKGYLLITNNFGSQAVEKDALTIIQNFQAGTQSLDIPNLTCAALSSSIGFYWIGTSGIGMIAWIKFDGVNSYAEQILPNSPNQKFVIQMYHDDERLFVAPGGITGVWSPSFVDYGYYELREYNWTSHTSSEYNQYMDLVAFITDPEDKDHYYASSYGNGILEFKDGDFVKLINSENSDMVPMSGGTEQRIGGFSADEDGGIWFSNSQTERPLGVLRQDGSIEMFSLGSLTSSSDAIKNIMYTTQDQVWLQVRNDGVVVAQINEDGVVSDRKALGTEEGFGNLPSGTVLSYAEDLDGEIWIGTIEGMAVLYSPQNIFEAERNYDFQIIVIDEDGDGNGERVLGTEIINDIEVDGSNKKWFATGSSGVFYTSENGKEQIYNFTIDNSPLPSNNILDIEIDDVTGMVYFATDQGIVSFQGGATEGVGNMVDVFAYPNPVEPGYEGPILIRGLVTNAQVKITDIEGNIVYETIAEGGQALWSGKSFSGQRVKSGVYLAYITNDDGSATAVTKIMIIN, from the coding sequence ATGAGATTAACAATATTCGCTTTTTTATACTTGGCTTTCAGTACATTGGGCATAGCTCAAGCTTCTTCCACCATCGGAGTGTGGCTCGATCATCTGCCTTATGGAAATATAAAAGATATGGTGGAGCGCGAAAAAGTGTTGTATTGCGCTACCGATCAAGGCCTTTTTGTGTACGATCATAATGAGTTAAATATAGAGCGCTATTCAAAAGTAAATGCGCTAAGTGATGTTTCTCTTACCTGTCTCGGTTGGTCTGAGCAGTATCAAACCCTTATCATCGGATATGAGAACGGGAATATTGATTTTTTTGACGGAAGCGACATTGAGAACATGCAGGACATCAAAGCCAGTCCAAGCTACACGGGTCTTAAGCAAGTAAATCACATAGAAACAAATGGAAAATACGCATACATCTGTACCAATTTTGGTATTGTACAGTATGATATGGCTCGTGGTATTGTGGAAGAAACTTTTGTAATCGGGCCAAATGGAGTCACCTTGGGGGTGGATCAACTGGCGTTTTCAGAGGATAGCATATTTGCCGCAACATCTTTAGGTCTCTTTGCCGCCAATAGAAATGCACCCTTACTCACTTTCGAAAGTTGGAACCGGATCAATAGTTTGGGGGATGATATTCCCTTTGTGTGTAGTATTGATGACAGGGTTTTCGTGTATCAGGATAGTAGTGATGAAATATTATACAGTGATGGGCAAGGGTGGACTGCAAGTATGCTGGATCCACTTTTTAGGGGTGACTTGAATGACATGAGAAGTGATAAAGGTTATCTACTTATCACCAATAATTTTGGCTCACAAGCCGTGGAAAAAGATGCTTTGACCATTATTCAAAATTTTCAAGCGGGGACCCAATCCCTTGATATACCAAACCTCACCTGTGCAGCCCTAAGCTCTAGTATTGGATTTTACTGGATAGGCACTAGCGGAATTGGTATGATTGCCTGGATTAAGTTTGATGGGGTGAACTCTTATGCGGAGCAGATTTTGCCCAACAGCCCCAATCAAAAATTTGTAATACAAATGTATCATGATGACGAACGTTTGTTTGTGGCGCCTGGGGGTATCACCGGGGTCTGGAGCCCTTCATTTGTAGATTATGGTTATTATGAGCTAAGAGAATATAATTGGACAAGTCATACTTCTTCGGAGTATAATCAATACATGGATTTAGTAGCGTTTATTACAGATCCCGAGGATAAGGATCATTATTATGCCTCTTCTTACGGTAATGGTATTCTAGAGTTTAAAGATGGAGATTTTGTGAAACTGATTAATTCAGAGAATAGCGATATGGTACCAATGTCGGGCGGAACGGAGCAGCGAATTGGCGGTTTTTCTGCTGATGAGGATGGTGGAATTTGGTTTTCAAATAGCCAAACAGAAAGGCCACTTGGGGTGCTTCGCCAGGATGGGAGCATAGAAATGTTTTCTTTAGGATCACTTACCAGCAGTTCAGATGCAATAAAGAATATAATGTATACCACCCAAGATCAGGTGTGGCTTCAGGTAAGGAATGATGGAGTAGTAGTGGCTCAAATAAACGAAGATGGTGTGGTGAGTGACAGGAAGGCTTTGGGTACAGAGGAAGGCTTTGGAAACCTGCCAAGTGGTACCGTTTTGAGCTATGCCGAAGATTTAGATGGAGAGATATGGATAGGCACAATAGAGGGCATGGCTGTATTGTATAGTCCACAAAATATTTTTGAAGCTGAGCGCAATTATGATTTTCAAATAATAGTGATAGATGAGGATGGTGATGGAAATGGTGAGCGTGTGCTTGGAACAGAAATCATAAATGACATTGAGGTAGATGGAAGTAACAAAAAATGGTTTGCTACCGGAAGTAGCGGGGTGTTTTACACTTCCGAAAACGGAAAGGAACAGATCTATAATTTTACCATAGATAACAGTCCATTGCCGAGTAATAATATTCTAGATATTGAGATTGATGACGTTACCGGAATGGTGTACTTCGCTACCGATCAAGGAATCGTGTCTTTTCAGGGGGGAGCTACTGAGGGAGTGGGCAACATGGTAGATGTATTTGCTTACCCGAATCCTGTAGAGCCTGGTTATGAGGGGCCAATTCTTATTAGAGGCTTAGTAACCAATGCTCAGGTAAAAATCACCGACATTGAAGGGAATATCGTTTATGAAACCATAGCTGAAGGTGGACAAGCACTATGGTCGGGCAAGAGTTTTAGCGGCCAGCGCGTAAAATCTGGGGTATACCTAGCTTACATTACTAATGATGATGGTTCAGCAACTGCTGTCACAAAAATTATGATCATTAACTGA
- a CDS encoding lytic transglycosylase domain-containing protein, with product MQKKTDYPQDKEHRTINSLTLKNIILTAFVTFCGFSQIAAANRWQTMEKGDTDTIKKIKPLDLGEISLEDDPFVAKLDSLLNLSFFITDSAIASTEEFVNTEDTAFVVPTFSDSIYKERIALLNANTPFDLDYNEYVKRYIDVYAQRRREQVSRMLGLSEYYFPMFEEALDKYNLPLELKYLAIVESALNPAARSRVGAAGLWQFMYATGRMNGLSTTSYVDDRNDPLKSTEAACKYLQTLYGIFGDWNLALAAYNSGPGNVNKAIRRSGGKRNYWEIRPFLPRETAGYVPAFIAVNYIMNYPSEHFIFPTDVKPSYFSTDTVLIKEQISFEQISKLIDITEEELAFLNPAYRYKMIPKNEKKPYTLILPSQKMGMFVTNEDSIYALAQKDFEQKKPDVPTEIVMDERIRYTVRRGDVLGTIAEKYGVSVSSIRRWNGIRGNTIRVGQRLTIYPRKLPTSNVAQSTTPKPAATDGKGEYVMHSVRSGESFYSIAKQYPGISAQNIMGWNGISNARNLKPGMRLKIYPNS from the coding sequence ATGCAGAAGAAAACGGATTACCCACAGGATAAGGAACATAGAACGATAAACTCTCTCACTTTGAAAAATATAATCTTAACAGCCTTTGTCACCTTTTGTGGCTTTAGCCAAATCGCTGCTGCCAATAGATGGCAGACAATGGAAAAAGGCGATACCGACACCATCAAAAAAATAAAGCCGCTAGATTTAGGTGAAATCTCGCTTGAGGACGATCCTTTTGTAGCGAAACTCGATAGCCTTCTGAATCTCAGCTTTTTTATTACTGATTCGGCTATTGCCTCTACCGAAGAGTTTGTAAATACTGAAGATACCGCTTTTGTGGTTCCTACCTTTTCAGACAGCATCTATAAAGAGCGTATTGCACTTCTAAATGCCAACACCCCTTTTGATTTAGATTATAACGAATACGTAAAACGCTACATTGACGTGTATGCTCAGCGCAGACGCGAACAGGTGAGCCGTATGCTAGGTTTGTCCGAATACTATTTCCCTATGTTTGAGGAAGCACTGGATAAATACAATCTTCCGCTTGAGCTAAAATACCTTGCAATCGTAGAGTCTGCTTTGAACCCAGCTGCACGCAGCCGAGTAGGAGCAGCCGGACTTTGGCAATTTATGTACGCCACTGGGCGCATGAATGGACTTTCCACCACCTCTTATGTGGATGATCGCAATGACCCATTAAAATCTACAGAAGCAGCTTGTAAATACCTGCAAACACTTTATGGCATTTTCGGTGATTGGAATTTAGCTTTAGCAGCATACAACTCCGGGCCAGGAAACGTAAACAAAGCCATAAGACGATCTGGCGGAAAGCGTAACTACTGGGAGATTCGCCCATTTTTACCACGTGAAACTGCTGGATATGTTCCGGCTTTTATAGCGGTAAATTATATTATGAATTATCCTAGTGAGCACTTCATTTTCCCTACGGATGTAAAACCTTCTTACTTTTCTACAGACACCGTTCTTATAAAAGAGCAAATTAGCTTCGAGCAAATTTCTAAACTCATTGATATCACTGAGGAAGAGCTGGCTTTCCTGAACCCTGCTTACCGCTACAAGATGATCCCTAAAAATGAGAAGAAGCCTTACACCTTGATTCTACCTTCGCAAAAAATGGGAATGTTTGTTACTAATGAAGATTCTATTTACGCTTTAGCGCAAAAAGATTTTGAGCAAAAAAAGCCTGATGTTCCAACCGAAATAGTGATGGACGAAAGAATTCGTTACACTGTGCGTAGAGGTGACGTATTGGGAACTATTGCTGAAAAATATGGAGTGTCCGTAAGTAGTATTCGCAGATGGAATGGCATTAGAGGAAACACTATTAGAGTAGGACAAAGGCTTACCATTTACCCAAGAAAATTACCCACATCCAATGTAGCACAATCTACTACTCCAAAGCCCGCAGCAACAGATGGAAAAGGAGAGTATGTAATGCATAGCGTGCGAAGTGGAGAATCCTTTTACAGCATTGCAAAACAATACCCTGGAATAAGTGCTCAAAATATAATGGGATGGAACGGCATTAGTAATGCCCGAAACCTGAAACCAGGCATGCGATTAAAAATTTACCCAAATAGCTAA
- a CDS encoding PSP1 domain-containing protein, whose protein sequence is MGCTNCSSNGLPKGCKSNGSCGTNSCDKLSVFDWLSNMEQPAGKKFEFVEVRFKNGRKEFYKNTQDLPIHIGDNVAVEGSPGHDIGTVSLTGELVRLQMRQKKVKLDASDFKKLYRKANTRDIEIWQQAREREQETMVRSRVLARELNLVMKISDVEYQGDGNKATFFYTAEERVDFRELIRVLASEFKIRVEMRQIGARQEAGRVGGIGSCGRELCCSTWLTDFRSVNTAAARYQQLALNPQKLAGQCGKLKCCLNYELDSYLDALKEFPDTSQNLFTQKGEAVFQKMDIFKGRLWYAYREGGTDWVAMDVSKVNEIVAQNKQNKKPAALEDYMVVEDTIASPTYESVIEQDSITRFDQSKSRNAKKRRNKKRPQGENPNAPKAQGNQPRAQKPKGQKKPKGPRQPQGSKDAKPGNAPKPQGKPQGQGQGQGQKQGKPKPNNNRNRRRPPQNPKKSEE, encoded by the coding sequence ATGGGATGCACTAATTGTAGTAGTAACGGGCTTCCCAAAGGTTGCAAGAGCAATGGCTCGTGTGGTACCAATAGCTGTGATAAATTATCCGTTTTTGATTGGCTCTCTAATATGGAGCAGCCTGCTGGCAAAAAATTTGAATTTGTAGAGGTACGATTCAAAAACGGACGAAAGGAGTTTTATAAAAATACTCAGGATCTTCCCATCCATATTGGTGATAATGTAGCCGTAGAAGGGAGCCCTGGACATGATATAGGTACTGTATCTCTTACCGGAGAACTGGTACGCTTACAAATGAGGCAAAAAAAGGTAAAACTTGATGCCAGTGATTTTAAGAAACTTTATCGCAAAGCCAATACCCGCGACATTGAAATTTGGCAACAAGCCCGCGAAAGAGAACAAGAAACCATGGTGAGAAGTCGTGTGCTGGCACGCGAACTTAACTTGGTAATGAAAATAAGCGATGTAGAATACCAAGGTGATGGCAACAAAGCCACATTTTTCTACACTGCCGAAGAGCGCGTAGACTTTAGAGAATTGATTCGCGTTTTGGCCTCTGAATTCAAAATACGTGTGGAAATGCGCCAAATTGGTGCGCGACAAGAAGCTGGCCGTGTAGGCGGAATTGGCTCCTGTGGTCGTGAGCTTTGTTGCTCCACCTGGCTTACAGATTTCCGCTCAGTAAATACTGCCGCAGCACGTTATCAGCAGCTTGCACTAAATCCGCAAAAGCTAGCCGGCCAATGTGGAAAACTAAAGTGCTGCCTCAACTATGAGTTGGATTCTTATTTGGACGCACTCAAAGAATTTCCAGATACTTCGCAAAACCTATTTACCCAAAAGGGTGAAGCCGTTTTTCAAAAAATGGACATTTTTAAGGGTAGACTTTGGTACGCTTACCGCGAAGGTGGTACGGATTGGGTAGCTATGGATGTGAGCAAGGTGAACGAAATAGTAGCTCAAAACAAGCAGAACAAAAAGCCCGCTGCGCTTGAAGATTACATGGTAGTAGAAGATACAATTGCTTCACCAACCTATGAAAGCGTAATTGAGCAAGATAGTATCACACGTTTTGATCAGTCAAAATCGCGTAATGCGAAAAAGCGCAGAAACAAAAAGCGTCCACAGGGTGAAAATCCTAATGCTCCAAAAGCGCAAGGAAATCAACCTAGAGCTCAAAAACCAAAAGGACAGAAAAAGCCGAAAGGTCCTAGGCAACCCCAAGGTTCAAAAGATGCAAAACCTGGAAACGCACCAAAGCCCCAAGGAAAACCTCAAGGCCAGGGACAAGGGCAAGGGCAAAAGCAAGGAAAGCCAAAGCCTAACAATAATCGAAACAGAAGACGTCCACCGCAAAACCCAAAGAAGAGTGAGGAGTAA
- a CDS encoding gliding motility lipoprotein GldH, producing the protein MRSKFLVLFAGILLASCGPSPIYEAYVPVSKNGWFKDSLVSFDVEIDDTLAAYQIVWHLRNNDDYEYSNIYLFRSVASDRGIEFSDTAQFTLADAYGKWLGDGVGELKTNTWPFKQGYLQFNRSGNYTFTLQQAMRVDYLKGVEDIGLGVYKIENTKDGK; encoded by the coding sequence GTGAGGAGTAAATTTCTGGTATTATTTGCAGGCATACTACTGGCCTCCTGCGGTCCATCGCCTATTTATGAGGCCTACGTTCCTGTTTCAAAAAACGGATGGTTCAAGGATAGTTTGGTTTCTTTTGATGTAGAAATTGACGATACACTGGCTGCCTATCAAATAGTGTGGCACCTCCGCAATAATGATGACTATGAGTACAGCAATATCTATTTGTTTCGCTCAGTAGCTTCTGATAGAGGAATAGAGTTTAGTGACACCGCGCAGTTTACTCTTGCTGATGCTTATGGCAAATGGCTTGGTGATGGAGTGGGTGAATTAAAAACCAACACTTGGCCTTTCAAACAAGGCTACTTGCAATTTAACCGATCAGGAAATTATACATTTACGCTTCAGCAGGCAATGCGGGTGGATTATTTGAAAGGTGTGGAGGATATAGGTCTGGGGGTTTATAAAATCGAGAATACAAAAGATGGCAAATAA
- the recO gene encoding DNA repair protein RecO yields the protein MLAKTRALVLGSVKYGDNSLIVKAYTKDEGIKSFIVGSIHSKKGVLKPAMVQALSQLDLVYYSKGKGELKRIKEAAMAHHYNELWFDPVKSSLAMFLAEILAHVLKEEETNPNLFDFISEAFMELDELEEGIGNFHLFFLLRLSGFLGFAPQMPLKGQEYFDLQSGIYSSSNVEHYHYLNKEESKLWLQMQEAEKANSLKMGIAKTSRSQLLEFMLNYYRLHITDFGQLRSLEVVKSLLS from the coding sequence ATGCTTGCCAAAACCCGTGCTTTGGTATTGGGCTCTGTAAAGTATGGCGACAATAGTTTAATTGTGAAAGCCTACACCAAAGACGAGGGAATCAAAAGTTTTATTGTGGGGAGTATTCACTCCAAAAAAGGTGTTCTAAAACCAGCCATGGTTCAAGCATTGAGCCAGCTGGATCTGGTGTATTATTCCAAAGGAAAGGGTGAGCTGAAAAGGATAAAGGAGGCTGCCATGGCACATCATTATAATGAACTGTGGTTTGACCCTGTAAAGAGTAGCTTAGCTATGTTTCTGGCTGAAATACTGGCTCATGTTTTAAAGGAAGAAGAAACCAACCCAAACCTTTTTGATTTTATAAGTGAAGCTTTTATGGAGCTGGATGAACTGGAGGAGGGTATTGGCAATTTTCACCTTTTCTTTCTGCTTCGGCTTTCTGGCTTTTTGGGTTTCGCTCCTCAAATGCCTTTGAAGGGGCAGGAGTATTTTGATTTGCAAAGCGGTATTTATAGCTCCAGCAATGTAGAGCATTATCATTACTTAAATAAAGAAGAAAGTAAGCTGTGGCTGCAAATGCAGGAGGCAGAAAAAGCTAATTCTTTAAAGATGGGAATTGCAAAAACAAGTCGTTCACAGCTGTTGGAATTTATGCTCAATTACTACCGATTGCATATTACCGATTTTGGGCAGCTACGCTCGTTGGAAGTGGTGAAATCACTTTTGAGTTAA
- a CDS encoding T9SS type A sorting domain-containing protein encodes MRSVTPTPDGGCIMAGLHFYNFPQSSIVLIKLGPDGTISNVEFDAPETVISFYPNPVKDRLYYDFLPEAKGPCTMEIMDMHGKLVLSQLLERNSSSMNINLKEDFYLYNLKTAKGKTEQVGKLVVE; translated from the coding sequence ATGAGAAGTGTTACACCCACACCAGACGGGGGATGCATTATGGCTGGTCTACATTTTTATAATTTTCCACAGAGCAGTATTGTTCTTATAAAACTCGGTCCAGATGGTACTATCTCTAATGTGGAGTTTGATGCTCCGGAGACAGTAATAAGTTTTTACCCCAACCCGGTAAAAGACAGGCTGTATTATGATTTTTTGCCAGAGGCAAAAGGGCCATGCACAATGGAGATAATGGATATGCATGGCAAACTTGTTTTGAGTCAACTCTTAGAGCGGAATAGCAGTTCTATGAATATAAACCTGAAGGAAGATTTTTATCTGTACAACTTAAAAACTGCGAAAGGTAAAACGGAGCAGGTGGGTAAATTGGTGGTGGAGTAA
- a CDS encoding transglycosylase domain-containing protein, translating into MANKKKTKDDFRAYVKWLWILFGIGLFATFAFITLVAVGALGKLPTFEEIENPKSNLASEIITSDNKVLGKFYQENRTHTDYKDLSPHLINALVATEDERYYQHSGIDFEALARAVIRMGKDGGGSTITQQLAKQLFHEPAQSVLERIKQKFMEWVISAKLERQYTKQEIIAMYFNQFDFIYQAVGINSAAKIYFDTTPDSLTIEQSAILVGMVKNPSLYNPRRDTVRMKDRRNVVYSQMLRNDMITKEEYDTLKIRPLRIKFSRQSHLEGLAPYFREYLRAYMKDWVKEHPKPDGTEYNIYTDGLKIYTTLDYRMQTYAEEAVKEHFSNLQRVFFMKEKGRKYAPFHNVSESQIESIMEHAKRRSNHYKSLKRRGMSNDSIDIVFNTPKEMTVFGWNGDFDTIMSPMDSIRYYKHFYQAGMMSVEPQTGFVKAWVGGIDYKHFKYDHVKQGKRQVGSTFKPFVYATAIKQKHYSPCFTVPNVKTCIEQGKFGLLQDWCPSNSDGKYGGSLTLKSALANSVNTVTTYLMKQVGPQPVVRLIEEMGVTSEIDIQPSIALGTLDLSVYEMAGSYTTFANKGVYTEPIMITRIEDKNGVVLQEFTPRTNEVMSEEDAYVILDLMKGVTQSGTGARLRLGSGRYTNDVVTGFPWDFQNPIAGKTGTTQNNSDGWFMGVVPNLITSVWGGCEDRAAHFGSIYYGQGATVALPVWALFMEKCYADKNLNISKADFEKPLDPISVELNCKQYEDEEGEPMEQVDPNEIDNEINL; encoded by the coding sequence ATGGCAAATAAGAAAAAGACCAAGGATGATTTCAGGGCTTATGTAAAATGGTTGTGGATACTCTTTGGCATCGGCTTATTTGCAACCTTTGCTTTTATCACTCTTGTGGCGGTGGGCGCATTGGGCAAGCTCCCCACTTTTGAAGAAATTGAAAATCCAAAGAGCAACCTCGCCAGCGAAATCATTACATCTGATAATAAGGTGCTAGGGAAATTTTATCAAGAAAACCGCACCCATACCGATTACAAAGATTTATCCCCTCACCTTATCAATGCTTTGGTAGCCACCGAAGATGAGCGCTATTACCAGCACAGTGGAATCGACTTTGAGGCTTTGGCAAGAGCCGTTATCCGAATGGGAAAAGATGGCGGGGGCAGTACCATAACTCAACAATTGGCTAAGCAGCTATTCCATGAACCTGCCCAAAGTGTTCTTGAGCGTATCAAGCAAAAGTTTATGGAGTGGGTAATTAGCGCAAAGCTAGAAAGACAGTATACCAAGCAAGAGATCATTGCTATGTATTTTAATCAGTTTGACTTTATTTATCAAGCTGTGGGAATAAACTCTGCCGCCAAAATATATTTTGACACCACTCCAGATAGTTTAACCATAGAGCAATCTGCTATTTTGGTAGGAATGGTGAAGAATCCCTCTTTGTACAACCCCAGACGAGATACCGTCCGCATGAAAGATCGCAGAAATGTGGTGTACAGCCAAATGTTGCGAAATGACATGATTACCAAAGAGGAATATGACACACTGAAGATTCGCCCACTTCGCATCAAATTTTCGCGCCAAAGCCACCTGGAAGGACTTGCCCCATACTTCAGGGAATACCTTAGAGCCTATATGAAAGACTGGGTAAAAGAACACCCAAAACCTGATGGCACTGAATATAACATTTACACCGATGGTCTTAAAATATATACCACGCTAGACTATCGCATGCAAACCTATGCTGAAGAAGCTGTAAAGGAACATTTCTCCAACTTGCAGCGAGTTTTCTTCATGAAAGAAAAAGGCCGCAAATATGCACCTTTCCATAATGTGTCAGAGTCTCAGATTGAATCGATAATGGAACACGCGAAGCGTAGAAGTAACCATTACAAAAGCTTGAAGCGAAGAGGAATGTCTAATGATTCCATTGACATTGTGTTTAATACACCAAAGGAAATGACCGTATTTGGCTGGAATGGTGATTTTGATACGATTATGAGTCCCATGGATTCCATTCGCTACTACAAGCATTTTTATCAGGCAGGTATGATGTCGGTAGAACCACAAACTGGTTTTGTAAAAGCCTGGGTAGGAGGAATAGATTATAAGCACTTTAAATACGATCACGTAAAACAGGGAAAGCGTCAGGTGGGATCTACATTTAAGCCATTTGTATATGCCACAGCTATTAAGCAAAAGCATTACTCCCCTTGCTTTACTGTACCAAACGTAAAAACCTGTATAGAGCAAGGCAAGTTCGGGCTTTTGCAAGATTGGTGTCCTTCCAATTCAGATGGTAAATATGGTGGTTCACTTACATTAAAATCGGCTTTGGCGAATAGTGTGAATACGGTAACCACGTATTTAATGAAGCAAGTTGGTCCGCAGCCGGTGGTTCGCTTAATTGAAGAAATGGGCGTAACCAGCGAGATCGATATTCAACCGTCTATCGCTTTAGGAACTTTGGATCTTTCAGTATATGAGATGGCTGGCTCATACACCACTTTTGCCAATAAAGGTGTTTACACGGAGCCTATAATGATTACCCGAATTGAGGATAAAAATGGCGTAGTACTTCAGGAGTTTACACCCCGTACCAACGAGGTAATGAGTGAGGAAGATGCGTACGTAATCTTAGATTTGATGAAGGGTGTAACTCAAAGCGGAACTGGAGCACGACTGCGTTTAGGATCAGGTCGCTACACCAATGATGTTGTAACTGGCTTTCCATGGGATTTCCAAAACCCAATTGCCGGAAAAACCGGAACCACACAGAACAATTCTGATGGTTGGTTTATGGGTGTGGTTCCTAATTTGATCACTTCTGTATGGGGAGGTTGTGAAGACCGAGCCGCACACTTTGGAAGTATTTATTATGGGCAAGGAGCAACAGTGGCATTACCTGTTTGGGCTCTTTTTATGGAAAAGTGCTATGCAGACAAAAACCTTAATATAAGCAAGGCGGACTTTGAAAAACCATTGGATCCCATTAGCGTAGAGCTAAACTGCAAGCAATATGAGGATGAGGAGGGTGAGCCTATGGAGCAAGTAGATCCGAATGAAATTGACAACGAAATTAATCTTTGA
- a CDS encoding DUF4837 family protein, with translation MKNFWLLPILLLFVGCQDGSESQIFADTLPTSNGGRLDIIVVTEESIWSEVAGEKFIKYFAPQQDGLPQAEPIFTVRQVPPESFNSLLHRSRNIVVLEEGPEAKVTVEKDEFARPQIFIKFTAPSGTELAKLIIQNQKDLTKMLHDSEMEHLQKRVTAKPQPVPKLLKDHHVSMKIPASFIIDQESENTLVLWNKSLKSDQGILIHFDPIMEDDALIGDRIIPLRDSLTSHFIKGDREGSYMVVEDYIPPVFENLKIDGNFAIETRGLWRTKGDFMGGSFINYTVFDETNNQRIMLDAFIYAPEIKKRNLILELEAILRTLEITN, from the coding sequence ATGAAAAATTTCTGGCTCTTACCTATTCTTCTTCTATTTGTTGGATGTCAGGATGGTTCTGAAAGCCAGATTTTCGCAGACACCCTACCCACAAGTAATGGCGGCCGTTTAGACATTATTGTGGTGACTGAAGAGTCCATTTGGAGTGAAGTAGCCGGGGAAAAGTTTATCAAGTATTTTGCACCTCAGCAGGATGGACTTCCACAAGCAGAGCCCATTTTTACCGTAAGGCAAGTGCCCCCAGAATCATTCAATAGTTTGTTGCATCGCTCTCGCAACATTGTGGTTTTGGAAGAAGGCCCTGAAGCTAAAGTGACCGTTGAAAAAGACGAATTTGCCCGCCCTCAGATTTTCATAAAATTTACAGCTCCAAGCGGCACTGAACTGGCCAAGCTGATTATCCAAAATCAGAAAGATCTAACCAAAATGCTTCATGATAGTGAAATGGAGCACCTGCAAAAAAGAGTGACAGCTAAGCCACAACCTGTGCCTAAGCTTCTTAAGGATCATCATGTTTCCATGAAAATTCCCGCCTCGTTTATCATAGATCAGGAAAGTGAAAACACTCTGGTGCTTTGGAATAAGTCCTTAAAAAGTGATCAAGGTATACTCATCCACTTTGACCCAATAATGGAAGATGACGCCCTTATCGGAGATCGCATTATTCCTTTGCGCGATAGCCTCACTAGCCATTTTATAAAAGGTGACCGTGAAGGGAGTTACATGGTGGTGGAAGATTACATTCCGCCAGTGTTTGAAAACCTGAAAATAGATGGCAACTTTGCTATAGAAACCCGTGGGTTGTGGCGCACTAAAGGTGATTTTATGGGCGGCTCGTTTATCAACTATACTGTGTTTGACGAAACCAATAATCAACGCATAATGCTTGATGCATTCATTTATGCCCCCGAAATAAAGAAGCGCAATTTGATACTTGAGTTGGAGGCGATTTTGCGAACTCTGGAGATTACTAACTAA